The following proteins come from a genomic window of Proteiniphilum propionicum:
- a CDS encoding SusC/RagA family TonB-linked outer membrane protein codes for MSKFNVFIVFFVLCSWLLCENAKGARKEAVTLHSSEVNVEQQKRVYGIVTDQKGETLPYVTVVIKGTNIGTTTDENGIYEINVDGDVTLIFSYMGFRDYEVTTAGKTKIDVILLENTVRLEEVVVTGYNTVERRHLASSIESVNMERVVSRPIVKLEEAFAGTIPGVTMLQGSNLPGSVPGSISIRGVSTLQNAAPLVIVDGMEQPLTDVDPNQIKSINILKDAAAASMYGSRGANGVIIIETNRGTTGQFRVNVNSWFAIQNPLNLPKFVNSADFMKLRNEAHTLQGQPLLYTDLDISQAEEGVTPNTDWVKEIMERQATAYNTTASISGGGGVGTFNLMLGYIEENGMNKIEGSDKFSARFNTNINIADRFILLADFYAHRLKVDRLRRNNDGHGLYQIAWRMNPTQGVFYKDTDIPNHYILHNDMNPVAFIDKGGTWNYMYDKSTINLRPRYYITDDLNFEGNVSYMIDKSASKWRRLTHKFFDGDGKPVTTWGNDIGAEQNVSQSQLTGRALLNFEKELRGGKDKLYAVGGTEVMSYIFTDYREITKASFFSKLNYSFDDRYLLEATVRTDGSSKFAPGRQWGFFPSASFGWNAHNEAFMRPLKESGAISNLKIRASWGRIGNENVDPYLWQEVVNTWGWTMRVPNLDFTWEKQNQGNLGLDLGVLNNRLTVTADIYKKHSFDLIYSDFPVPPLTGSYYLTSSVNIGEVENKGWEISAKWTDQLDEFSYSIGGMLFDNRNQVLKAGYNTTDTLIFKGTNDRIWYRGIPINNYYGYRTDGYFQNQEEVDATAAKFPNTLPGDIKYVDQNGDGILNDEDRAYLGDTAPHYNYSVTLDMRYKNWDFSLLGQGVGKRVGRLGGQEGYPVFVDGGSNNLGAPRQYYADNRWTPETPNSRFPRVWTGSSTNTYLSDVWLSDASFFRIKSLQLGYTIPKVRNNIRNLRVYFNAQDFLTFTNWEGLEPERDGGNGAYPRMATYSVGFQVTLF; via the coding sequence ATGAGTAAGTTCAATGTTTTTATTGTCTTTTTCGTTCTTTGTTCATGGTTGTTGTGCGAAAACGCAAAAGGAGCAAGAAAAGAAGCGGTCACTCTACATTCCAGTGAAGTAAATGTGGAGCAACAAAAGAGGGTATATGGAATAGTAACTGACCAGAAAGGTGAAACTTTACCTTACGTCACTGTAGTTATTAAAGGAACCAATATCGGTACGACTACTGATGAAAATGGTATTTATGAAATTAATGTAGACGGAGATGTAACACTGATTTTTAGTTACATGGGGTTTAGAGATTATGAAGTAACAACAGCTGGAAAGACAAAGATCGATGTCATCCTGTTAGAGAATACTGTAAGGCTGGAAGAGGTTGTTGTAACCGGATATAATACGGTGGAAAGAAGGCATTTAGCGTCTTCTATTGAGTCTGTAAATATGGAAAGAGTTGTGAGTCGTCCTATAGTTAAACTGGAGGAAGCTTTTGCCGGAACTATTCCCGGCGTGACTATGCTACAGGGCAGTAATCTCCCCGGATCTGTTCCAGGAAGTATCTCTATTCGAGGAGTCAGTACTCTTCAAAATGCTGCTCCTTTAGTGATTGTAGATGGTATGGAGCAGCCTCTTACCGACGTGGATCCGAATCAGATTAAGAGTATTAATATTCTAAAGGATGCTGCTGCTGCCTCTATGTATGGATCAAGAGGCGCAAACGGAGTTATTATCATTGAGACTAACAGAGGAACGACGGGGCAGTTCAGGGTGAATGTGAATTCATGGTTTGCTATTCAAAACCCTCTCAATCTGCCGAAGTTTGTAAACTCGGCCGATTTTATGAAACTCAGAAATGAAGCACATACGTTACAAGGTCAGCCTCTGCTTTATACGGATTTGGATATCAGTCAGGCAGAAGAGGGCGTTACCCCTAATACCGATTGGGTGAAAGAGATTATGGAAAGGCAAGCCACGGCTTACAATACAACGGCCAGTATTTCCGGAGGGGGAGGTGTAGGAACATTTAACCTCATGCTTGGTTATATTGAAGAGAACGGGATGAATAAGATTGAAGGTTCTGATAAGTTTAGTGCCCGTTTTAATACAAATATCAATATTGCGGACCGGTTTATTCTTTTGGCCGACTTTTATGCGCATCGATTGAAAGTAGACAGGCTTAGAAGGAACAATGACGGGCATGGATTGTATCAGATTGCCTGGAGAATGAATCCTACTCAGGGGGTGTTTTATAAAGACACGGATATCCCTAACCATTATATTCTTCACAATGATATGAACCCTGTGGCCTTTATTGATAAGGGAGGAACCTGGAACTATATGTATGATAAGAGTACGATCAATCTGCGCCCGCGTTATTATATTACGGATGATCTCAATTTTGAGGGAAACGTATCGTATATGATTGATAAATCAGCAAGCAAATGGAGACGTTTAACACATAAGTTTTTCGATGGAGACGGCAAGCCGGTGACAACATGGGGTAATGATATTGGTGCTGAACAGAACGTGAGTCAGAGCCAGTTGACCGGAAGGGCCCTGTTGAATTTCGAAAAAGAATTGAGGGGAGGTAAGGATAAACTTTATGCCGTGGGGGGGACAGAAGTAATGTCCTATATATTCACAGATTATCGGGAAATAACTAAAGCATCCTTTTTCTCCAAGCTAAACTACTCTTTTGATGACAGATATTTGCTGGAAGCAACTGTCAGAACCGATGGAAGCAGCAAGTTCGCTCCCGGCCGTCAGTGGGGTTTTTTCCCTTCAGCCTCTTTTGGGTGGAATGCTCATAATGAAGCTTTTATGAGGCCATTGAAAGAATCGGGGGCTATCTCTAATCTTAAAATAAGGGCTTCCTGGGGAAGAATCGGAAATGAGAATGTAGATCCCTATTTGTGGCAGGAAGTAGTGAATACCTGGGGATGGACTATGCGAGTGCCGAATCTGGATTTTACCTGGGAAAAGCAGAATCAAGGGAACCTTGGGTTGGATTTGGGGGTGTTGAATAACCGCTTGACAGTCACTGCCGATATTTATAAAAAGCATTCATTTGACCTGATATACTCCGACTTTCCGGTTCCGCCGTTAACAGGATCGTATTATCTGACATCCTCAGTAAATATTGGGGAGGTTGAAAACAAGGGATGGGAGATCTCGGCAAAATGGACAGACCAGCTTGATGAGTTCTCGTACAGTATAGGCGGGATGTTGTTCGACAACAGGAATCAGGTTCTTAAGGCCGGGTATAACACCACGGATACATTGATATTCAAAGGAACGAACGACCGGATTTGGTATCGGGGTATCCCCATTAATAACTATTACGGTTACCGAACCGACGGTTATTTCCAAAATCAGGAAGAGGTTGACGCAACAGCAGCAAAATTTCCCAATACGCTCCCTGGAGATATTAAGTACGTAGACCAGAACGGAGATGGTATATTAAATGATGAAGATAGGGCCTACTTAGGTGATACCGCACCTCACTACAACTATTCTGTTACGTTAGATATGCGTTACAAAAATTGGGATTTCAGTTTGCTTGGTCAAGGTGTAGGAAAGAGAGTGGGCAGACTGGGAGGTCAGGAAGGTTATCCGGTGTTTGTGGATGGAGGGAGCAATAATCTAGGTGCTCCCCGTCAATACTATGCCGATAACCGTTGGACGCCAGAGACGCCGAATAGCCGTTTCCCCCGTGTCTGGACAGGCTCAAGCACGAATACATATTTAAGTGATGTGTGGCTGAGCGACGCTTCTTTCTTCCGCATTAAATCGCTTCAGTTGGGTTATACTATACCTAAGGTGAGGAACAATATAAGAAATCTTCGTGTATATTTCAATGCTCAGGATTTTCTCACCTTTACCAATTGGGAGGGACTTGAGCCGGAGCGTGACGGTGGTAATGGGGCATACCCTAGGATGGCTACTTACAGCGTTGGTTTTCAGGTGACATTATTCTAA
- a CDS encoding helix-turn-helix domain-containing protein: protein MEFIDRLKLFIKSKGLGQTKFEERVGFSRGYISKVKTSIGADKLSNIVEAFPDLNLDWLITGKGKMTSTPVQPAAVEQTTDTLEENSVKYKNKYLEMLEENRKLRIEIERLRKIKK from the coding sequence ATGGAATTCATAGACAGGTTAAAATTATTCATAAAATCAAAAGGACTGGGACAAACTAAATTTGAAGAGCGGGTTGGTTTTTCGCGGGGATATATCAGTAAGGTAAAAACTTCGATTGGTGCGGACAAACTGTCCAATATCGTGGAAGCTTTCCCCGACCTGAACCTTGATTGGCTTATCACGGGAAAGGGGAAGATGACAAGCACTCCGGTTCAGCCAGCCGCTGTCGAACAAACAACCGACACCTTGGAAGAAAACTCCGTAAAATATAAAAACAAATACCTGGAGATGCTGGAAGAAAACAGGAAACTCCGAATTGAGATAGAAAGACTTCGCAAGATAAAAAAGTAA
- a CDS encoding Gfo/Idh/MocA family protein, translating into MNRRNFIRNVSAISTLTVLKPEIVFASGNNSAVRVGLVGCGSRATGILNSMSESSNIQITALADLFEDKLVKGIDFANVLNKKRGYAPVPKNRTYTGSEAYLRLLENQDVDAVIIASPGYSHPQILEDTVAAGKHVYCEKPMAVDADGCRQVLRTGKNINGKVSAFDGFQIRYATPYAEMAKRIKRGDIGDLVTVQLYYFSSGAVIIPHEGMSYDETRIRNHYHFHEISGGCYLDQAIHMIDTCNWILGANPLYAIGEGSRKGGPDFGNAWTNYQVIYKYPNDVNVSVHSSKFGKVFGDVCARFIGTKGIAEAHYSGGVFIMGENKWDSGVVRSSSELTPESIAKGASSSSLDDADINKGKAFIDSITGGVYMNQLESGCNSTLSAILGREAASRQEKVTWDELIYTPHRIDPKLNLKQFDIK; encoded by the coding sequence ATGAACAGAAGAAATTTCATTAGGAATGTTTCCGCCATTTCAACACTTACCGTATTAAAACCGGAGATAGTTTTTGCATCAGGTAATAATTCTGCTGTGAGGGTAGGGCTTGTGGGGTGCGGTTCACGTGCAACGGGAATCCTTAATAGTATGTCTGAAAGCTCAAATATTCAGATTACCGCATTGGCTGATCTTTTTGAAGATAAGCTCGTAAAGGGGATCGACTTTGCCAATGTACTTAACAAAAAAAGAGGCTATGCTCCTGTTCCGAAGAATAGAACCTATACAGGATCTGAAGCATATCTTAGATTATTGGAAAACCAAGATGTTGATGCTGTAATTATTGCATCTCCAGGCTATTCACATCCTCAAATTCTGGAAGATACGGTTGCTGCGGGGAAGCATGTTTATTGTGAAAAACCTATGGCTGTAGATGCCGACGGATGCAGGCAGGTACTCAGAACAGGGAAGAACATTAATGGAAAAGTATCGGCGTTCGACGGTTTCCAGATTCGTTATGCTACTCCTTATGCAGAAATGGCAAAAAGAATTAAAAGAGGTGATATTGGTGACCTTGTCACGGTACAGCTCTATTATTTTTCATCGGGTGCTGTAATTATTCCCCACGAAGGAATGTCGTACGACGAAACACGTATTCGTAATCATTACCATTTCCATGAAATTTCAGGCGGATGTTATCTCGATCAGGCCATTCATATGATCGATACATGCAATTGGATTTTGGGTGCCAATCCTTTATATGCCATAGGTGAAGGAAGCAGGAAAGGAGGTCCAGACTTTGGTAATGCATGGACAAACTATCAGGTAATTTATAAGTATCCGAATGATGTGAATGTTTCGGTACATTCCAGTAAATTCGGGAAAGTTTTCGGTGATGTTTGTGCCAGGTTTATTGGGACAAAAGGTATTGCTGAAGCACATTACAGCGGGGGAGTGTTTATTATGGGCGAGAATAAATGGGATTCTGGAGTTGTACGTTCTTCGTCGGAGCTTACGCCTGAATCTATTGCAAAAGGCGCCAGCTCGTCGTCATTAGACGATGCTGATATCAATAAAGGCAAGGCTTTTATTGATAGTATAACAGGAGGAGTATATATGAATCAGCTTGAATCTGGATGTAATTCTACCTTAAGTGCTATCTTGGGAAGAGAGGCGGCTTCCAGGCAGGAGAAGGTCACATGGGACGAACTGATATACACACCGCATCGGATTGACCCGAAATTGAATTTAAAACAGTTCGACATAAAATAA
- a CDS encoding PspC domain-containing protein has translation MKKVININFQGQVIAIEETAYEILKQYIDSLKEYFSREEGGDEIVNDIECRIAELFGNRLKHGINCITDEDVEVIISSIGRPKDFDSDYYESSQRERGAGESSSTTGVCSDNGANLSEQVTSGESRSLNRNANDQIIGGVCSGLAHYFKTDPAWIRILFVLFFGVLFWVYIVLWIVLKSKPLESNVTKRLYRNPNDRYLSGVCGGIGAYFKIESWIPRLLFLLPIMLNVVGMVSIFPLSTFFHNIGFNWNINLGVVLLYVVLWIIIPEAKTVKQKLEMMGEDDYIQSIRDKVTDNVASAKSRTDTGRYDANTGFASSGLKIDNDQKPSSENMPPEPPRPNSRTAQYPQPDRSGCLNVLVIFLKIIFFSFVGIFALMLVVLFFGLLFAGSQFMPLKSLFIDPGYETNLLFTSIAMITLVPLISVIIWVIRRVMKVKSRPIIGVVATVLWFAGLAIMGVLATSVAKKFNVESSREEIVALSPVNSGKLYVEMETYREDFSEFKLGYGFGLGSEIDELPYTTVNEDSLLFRKINLQIGKSSDSLFHIRTIAASRGRNLRSAKADIEQFTYNIVQKDSVLFLPEFLAVPVNQGFRDQSITIEIFVPAGKKVEVSDALREYKNNQTPSVVRKRVRTFSRTYFPVEAETSGQEFENIEKRDTV, from the coding sequence ATGAAGAAGGTAATCAACATTAATTTTCAAGGACAGGTAATTGCCATTGAAGAGACTGCTTACGAAATATTGAAACAGTATATCGACAGTCTCAAAGAGTACTTTTCACGAGAGGAGGGTGGTGATGAGATTGTTAACGATATTGAATGCCGTATCGCTGAACTTTTCGGTAACCGTTTAAAGCACGGTATCAACTGCATCACTGATGAAGATGTGGAAGTTATCATCAGCAGTATCGGCAGACCTAAGGATTTCGATTCAGATTATTATGAATCTTCTCAGAGAGAACGTGGTGCCGGAGAATCTTCATCAACAACAGGTGTATGTTCCGATAACGGAGCAAACTTATCCGAACAGGTAACATCAGGTGAATCCCGCTCACTCAACAGAAATGCTAATGATCAGATTATTGGTGGTGTCTGCAGTGGCCTGGCGCATTATTTCAAGACTGACCCTGCATGGATTCGAATTCTCTTCGTATTGTTTTTCGGTGTTCTTTTTTGGGTTTATATCGTTTTGTGGATCGTGCTAAAATCTAAACCCCTCGAATCTAATGTTACCAAACGTCTTTATCGAAATCCCAACGATCGATATTTAAGTGGTGTTTGCGGAGGTATAGGTGCATACTTCAAAATAGAGTCATGGATACCACGTCTTCTTTTCTTGCTGCCCATTATGTTGAATGTGGTTGGAATGGTATCAATTTTTCCTTTGAGCACCTTTTTTCATAATATAGGCTTCAACTGGAATATTAATCTGGGAGTTGTACTTTTGTACGTGGTGTTGTGGATAATTATTCCCGAAGCAAAGACCGTGAAGCAGAAACTTGAGATGATGGGAGAGGACGACTATATCCAATCCATAAGAGATAAAGTGACTGATAATGTGGCGAGTGCAAAAAGCCGTACAGATACGGGCCGCTATGATGCAAATACTGGATTTGCTTCTTCGGGTTTAAAAATAGATAATGACCAAAAACCCTCTTCGGAGAATATGCCACCCGAACCTCCCCGTCCTAATTCAAGGACCGCACAATATCCACAACCGGATAGATCGGGATGTCTGAACGTTTTGGTTATATTTCTGAAAATCATCTTTTTCTCTTTCGTGGGGATCTTCGCGCTCATGCTGGTGGTACTATTTTTCGGACTACTTTTTGCCGGATCGCAATTTATGCCGTTGAAATCACTCTTTATTGATCCCGGGTACGAGACTAATCTGCTTTTCACATCAATAGCTATGATAACTCTTGTGCCCCTCATTTCTGTAATAATTTGGGTTATTCGTCGAGTGATGAAAGTAAAATCACGGCCTATAATAGGTGTTGTTGCAACTGTCCTGTGGTTTGCCGGTCTTGCGATAATGGGCGTACTTGCTACAAGTGTTGCAAAAAAATTCAACGTTGAAAGTTCCCGCGAAGAGATAGTAGCACTATCGCCGGTTAATTCAGGTAAGCTCTATGTTGAAATGGAGACCTACAGAGAGGATTTTTCCGAGTTTAAATTAGGATACGGTTTTGGATTAGGTTCAGAGATCGATGAGCTACCATATACCACAGTTAACGAAGATTCACTACTTTTCAGAAAAATCAATCTGCAGATAGGGAAAAGTTCAGATTCACTATTTCACATAAGGACGATTGCAGCTTCAAGAGGCAGAAATCTTCGCAGTGCAAAAGCCGATATTGAGCAGTTTACCTATAACATTGTCCAGAAAGACTCCGTACTGTTCCTGCCTGAATTTCTGGCAGTACCGGTAAATCAGGGCTTCAGGGATCAGAGTATAACCATTGAAATATTTGTCCCGGCAGGAAAAAAAGTTGAAGTTAGCGATGCACTGAGGGAGTACAAAAATAATCAAACACCCTCAGTTGTAAGGAAAAGAGTCAGAACCTTTTCCCGTACATATTTTCCCGTTGAAGCCGAAACCTCGGGACAAGAATTTGAGAACATAGAAAAAAGAGATACGGTTTAG
- a CDS encoding PadR family transcriptional regulator, producing the protein MNIENTQSQMRKGVLEYCILSIIKRGEAYPGDIIDEMKSAGLQLLEGTLYPLLNRLKNAEILTYRWVESTSGPPRKYFQLTGKGEIFYTLLQTTWNELAGGVECLTRKTDEMYNNQPDQNPSE; encoded by the coding sequence ATGAATATTGAAAATACGCAGAGTCAAATGCGAAAGGGGGTACTGGAATACTGTATTCTTTCCATTATAAAGAGAGGAGAGGCTTATCCGGGTGATATCATTGATGAGATGAAAAGTGCCGGGTTGCAACTTCTGGAGGGGACACTCTATCCTTTGCTTAATCGACTGAAGAATGCTGAGATACTTACATACAGATGGGTTGAAAGCACTTCGGGCCCGCCACGTAAATACTTTCAGCTTACCGGAAAAGGGGAAATATTCTATACACTTTTACAAACCACCTGGAATGAACTTGCCGGCGGGGTAGAATGCTTAACGCGAAAGACTGACGAAATGTATAATAATCAACCGGATCAAAATCCATCAGAATAA
- the coaBC gene encoding bifunctional phosphopantothenoylcysteine decarboxylase/phosphopantothenate--cysteine ligase CoaBC: MSLRGKHIVLGITGSIAAYKSAIITRLLIKKGAEVQIVITPSGKEFITPVTLSALSGKPVISEFFATGDGTWHSHVDLGLWADLMVVAPATASTIGKMANGIADNMLITTYLSMRAPVFVAPAMDLDMYRHITTQRNLEILKSDGVRIIEPAEGELASHLEGKGRMEEPENIVAILEQFFALRNNLHKKKVLITAGPTYERIDPVRFIGNFSSGKMGFALAEECALRGAEVLLITGPTAQLVSHHGIRRIDVESAKDMYDATMKHFPQMDAAILSAAVADYRPEQKQDEKIKRNELESITLTLTANPDIAASLGEMKKTHQLIIGFALETNDEEANAIKKLEKKNLDFIVLNSLQDKGAGFGHDTNKVTILSRDGGKRSFDLKSKKEVAKDIIDTVFISFSNKTT, encoded by the coding sequence ATGTCGCTGAGGGGAAAACATATTGTTTTGGGAATTACAGGCAGCATCGCGGCCTACAAATCGGCAATTATCACCCGGTTATTGATAAAAAAGGGCGCAGAAGTGCAGATCGTTATCACTCCTTCCGGAAAAGAATTCATTACACCGGTAACACTGTCTGCCCTGTCAGGCAAACCGGTAATAAGTGAGTTTTTTGCCACGGGTGACGGCACCTGGCATAGCCATGTGGATCTGGGTTTGTGGGCCGATCTGATGGTCGTTGCTCCAGCCACGGCATCCACCATCGGCAAGATGGCAAACGGCATTGCCGACAATATGCTTATCACCACCTACCTATCCATGAGAGCTCCTGTATTTGTTGCACCGGCTATGGATCTCGATATGTACAGGCACATAACAACCCAGCGTAATCTGGAAATACTGAAGAGTGACGGGGTGCGGATTATTGAGCCTGCCGAGGGAGAGCTGGCCAGTCATCTCGAAGGCAAAGGGCGGATGGAAGAGCCTGAAAATATTGTAGCTATTCTGGAACAGTTTTTCGCATTACGGAACAATCTTCACAAAAAAAAGGTTCTGATTACTGCAGGCCCCACCTATGAGCGCATCGACCCGGTTCGTTTTATCGGTAATTTCTCATCAGGGAAGATGGGTTTTGCACTGGCTGAAGAGTGTGCTTTACGCGGTGCTGAGGTCTTGCTGATAACCGGTCCAACAGCACAATTAGTTTCTCATCATGGTATACGGAGAATAGACGTTGAATCGGCAAAAGATATGTATGATGCCACCATGAAGCATTTCCCTCAAATGGATGCTGCCATTCTCTCTGCTGCTGTGGCCGATTACCGTCCTGAACAGAAACAGGATGAAAAGATAAAACGGAATGAGCTGGAGAGTATTACCCTCACCCTGACAGCCAATCCCGATATTGCCGCATCGTTGGGAGAAATGAAAAAGACACACCAGCTGATCATCGGTTTTGCATTGGAGACCAACGATGAGGAGGCTAATGCCATTAAAAAGCTAGAGAAGAAAAACCTTGATTTCATCGTGCTCAATTCACTGCAGGACAAAGGTGCCGGATTTGGGCATGACACAAACAAGGTAACGATACTTTCCCGTGACGGAGGAAAAAGATCGTTCGATTTAAAATCAAAAAAAGAGGTTGCAAAAGATATTATTGATACGGTGTTCATCTCTTTTTCGAACAAAACAACGTAA
- a CDS encoding M23 family metallopeptidase, protein MKQFCFLLSYLFFFATSLLSFSQQYINPLNIPPALSGNFGELRGNHFHSGVDFKTQGVTGKPVLAVEDGYISRISVSPGGYGLALYVDHPATGHTSVYAHLKSFSKKIADWVIIKQYEQESFQVNLHPEKGMMPVKRGEQIALSGNTGSSGGPHLHLEIRDTHTQEPLDVLEYIGQVPDTQKPDLRGIAIYPVAGKGIVNGSGNTLRMNIGKDKAGNPSSPGKTVNAWGRIGTGVKAYDRMNGQSNIYGVKYIRLFVDDKQIFSSTIGRYSFNDTRMLNSFIDFEDWKNRRSFFMNSFIEPGNRLPFYESANRGYIDIDEERAYRFRYELEDLYGNMLSYSFTVNGQRQEIPEEPGCSKWMAWNLHNSFLDLGFSLSIPTGNLYDNFCYSHFITKKPTYYSDVHHVNNNPVPLHKSGTIWIKLHTDTLQNRNQYGIVKISDNGNESWIGGSYKRGGVEASIRELGDRYAVSSDTVAPVITPLEPAGWVSQKKIRIRLSDDKSGIAYFRGEINGKYVLFTHDSKSPVYTYIFDDSRLIKGEKQILVFRATDRAGNSSEYSYSFHY, encoded by the coding sequence ATGAAACAATTTTGCTTTTTATTATCATATCTCTTTTTTTTTGCTACTTCACTTCTATCCTTTTCACAGCAATACATAAATCCATTAAATATACCCCCTGCGCTGAGTGGCAACTTCGGCGAACTAAGAGGCAATCATTTTCATTCCGGAGTGGATTTCAAAACACAAGGTGTGACGGGGAAACCAGTTTTAGCAGTCGAAGATGGATATATATCCCGCATAAGTGTTTCACCTGGAGGCTATGGATTGGCACTCTATGTTGATCATCCGGCAACAGGCCATACCAGCGTTTATGCCCATTTGAAAAGCTTTTCAAAAAAAATTGCCGACTGGGTTATTATTAAGCAATATGAACAGGAGAGCTTTCAAGTAAACCTTCACCCTGAGAAGGGAATGATGCCTGTAAAGCGGGGTGAGCAGATCGCATTGAGCGGTAATACTGGGAGTTCGGGAGGGCCACATCTCCATCTCGAAATCCGGGATACCCACACACAGGAGCCGCTGGATGTACTGGAATACATAGGGCAGGTACCCGACACACAAAAGCCCGACCTGAGGGGAATTGCCATATATCCGGTTGCAGGCAAGGGAATTGTCAACGGAAGCGGTAATACTCTGAGAATGAATATTGGTAAGGACAAAGCTGGCAATCCGTCAAGTCCGGGAAAAACTGTGAATGCATGGGGACGTATAGGTACAGGTGTAAAGGCATATGACCGGATGAATGGCCAGTCAAATATATATGGCGTGAAATATATTCGTCTGTTCGTAGACGACAAACAGATATTCAGCAGCACCATAGGACGTTATTCTTTTAATGACACACGCATGCTGAACTCCTTCATCGACTTTGAGGATTGGAAGAACCGTCGTTCATTTTTTATGAATTCATTTATTGAGCCCGGCAACAGGCTTCCGTTTTATGAATCAGCAAACAGAGGATATATAGATATTGACGAGGAGAGAGCCTATCGGTTCAGATACGAGCTGGAAGACCTTTATGGAAATATGCTTTCATACTCTTTCACTGTAAACGGTCAACGGCAGGAGATACCTGAAGAACCCGGCTGCTCAAAATGGATGGCATGGAACCTGCATAACTCGTTTTTAGATTTGGGATTTTCACTGTCAATACCTACAGGGAATTTATATGATAATTTCTGTTATTCCCACTTCATCACAAAAAAACCTACCTACTATTCAGATGTGCACCATGTAAATAATAATCCCGTTCCACTACATAAAAGCGGAACAATCTGGATTAAACTGCATACAGATACGCTGCAAAACCGCAACCAGTACGGTATAGTAAAAATAAGCGACAACGGTAACGAAAGCTGGATAGGAGGCAGTTACAAACGCGGTGGAGTGGAAGCTTCAATTAGGGAGCTGGGTGACAGGTATGCAGTAAGCTCTGACACGGTAGCTCCTGTTATCACACCACTGGAACCTGCCGGGTGGGTAAGCCAGAAAAAAATACGCATAAGGCTCAGCGACGATAAAAGCGGGATAGCTTATTTCAGGGGAGAGATAAACGGGAAGTACGTACTTTTTACACACGATTCAAAATCACCGGTCTATACCTACATTTTTGACGATTCACGGCTAATAAAAGGAGAGAAACAGATATTGGTATTCAGGGCAACGGATAGAGCAGGAAACAGCAGCGAATACAGTTACTCATTCCACTATTAA